One Catillopecten margaritatus gill symbiont DNA window includes the following coding sequences:
- the ispF gene encoding 2-C-methyl-D-erythritol 2,4-cyclodiphosphate synthase: protein MIKTGIGQDSHAFIDGKPLILGGVTFDHHQGLKGNSDADVILHSITNAISSVTGKNILGAKADKLCQQGVTDSAEYLKLALADLGAWTIEHIAISIECLVPKISPQIDALKSNIARLTNIETSDVGITATTGEGLTAFGRGEGIQVLTIITVSYE from the coding sequence ATGATAAAAACAGGTATTGGGCAAGATTCTCACGCATTTATTGATGGCAAACCTCTCATTTTGGGTGGGGTAACTTTTGACCATCATCAAGGTTTAAAAGGCAACAGCGATGCCGATGTAATTTTGCACTCGATTACTAACGCCATTTCTTCGGTAACGGGTAAAAATATCCTCGGCGCTAAAGCCGATAAGCTTTGCCAACAAGGCGTTACCGACAGTGCTGAATATTTAAAACTTGCCTTGGCAGATTTAGGCGCTTGGACAATCGAACACATCGCCATTAGTATTGAATGCTTGGTGCCAAAAATTTCGCCACAAATTGATGCGCTCAAATCTAATATTGCACGCTTGACCAATATTGAAACTAGTGATGTCGGCATCACAGCCACCACAGGCGAAGGCTTAACCGCTTTTGGCAGGGGTGAAGGTATTCAAGTATTGACTATTATTACCGTTTCGTATGAATAA
- the murC gene encoding UDP-N-acetylmuramate--L-alanine ligase: MNNLLPAFSSRIKKIHFIGIGGSGMSGIAEVLHNLGYQVSGSDIAQSSVTERLQKLGCDLFYGHHQDNIKAIDAVVISSAISSKNPEVVEARKRHIPIVPRAEMLAEIMRFRFGIAVAGTHGKTTTTSLITHILNTANLDPTYIIGGILNSSGINARLGESDYLVAEADESDASFLLLQPMLSVITNIDQDHMSTYDNDYNKLTDAFINFTSNLPFYGACILCAEDTGVQDILKKITRPTITYGFSDGVDIQALNISQTGRKMYFEVRCHERTVKPFKVELNGIGKHNILNTLASIGVACELGINIEIIQDALKSFAGVARRLDFHGTLAIGDKQALLFDDYGHHPNEIKAVFESLKDTYKDKRLVVIFQPHRYTRTRDLFDDFAHALSKVDALILLDVYPANEHPIANINSGTLANSIRQRSALDPIVVKNTKEVLKVLPNVVQNDDVVLTLGAGDIHTLVNCLVKK; encoded by the coding sequence ATGAATAATTTATTGCCTGCATTTAGTTCTCGAATTAAGAAAATCCATTTTATTGGTATTGGTGGTTCGGGTATGAGCGGCATTGCTGAGGTGTTGCACAACCTGGGTTACCAAGTGTCGGGTTCGGATATTGCCCAAAGTTCTGTGACTGAACGCTTGCAGAAATTAGGCTGCGACCTTTTTTACGGACATCATCAAGATAATATAAAAGCGATTGATGCTGTCGTTATTTCTAGTGCGATTAGCAGTAAAAATCCAGAAGTCGTTGAAGCAAGAAAACGACATATCCCTATCGTTCCACGGGCAGAAATGTTGGCAGAAATTATGCGTTTTCGTTTTGGTATTGCGGTTGCAGGCACGCACGGCAAAACCACAACGACCAGTTTAATCACCCATATTTTAAACACGGCTAACTTAGACCCGACTTATATTATTGGTGGTATTTTAAACTCTAGTGGCATCAACGCAAGACTGGGTGAAAGTGATTATTTGGTCGCCGAGGCGGATGAGTCAGATGCGTCATTTTTGTTGCTACAACCAATGTTGAGCGTCATTACCAACATTGACCAAGACCATATGAGCACCTATGATAACGACTACAACAAACTCACCGATGCGTTTATAAATTTCACTTCCAATCTGCCTTTTTATGGCGCTTGCATTTTGTGTGCAGAAGATACTGGGGTGCAAGATATACTCAAAAAAATCACCCGCCCTACGATTACTTACGGTTTTTCTGATGGGGTGGATATTCAAGCACTCAACATTAGTCAAACTGGACGCAAAATGTATTTTGAAGTTCGGTGCCATGAGCGCACCGTCAAACCTTTTAAGGTGGAATTGAATGGCATTGGCAAGCACAATATTCTCAACACTTTGGCATCAATTGGTGTGGCATGTGAACTCGGCATTAACATTGAGATTATTCAAGATGCACTCAAGAGTTTTGCAGGGGTTGCCCGTCGTCTTGATTTCCATGGCACACTGGCTATCGGCGATAAACAAGCGCTGTTATTTGATGATTATGGACACCATCCAAATGAAATTAAAGCGGTATTTGAAAGCCTAAAAGACACTTACAAAGACAAACGCTTGGTGGTGATTTTTCAACCCCATCGTTACACGCGAACCCGTGATTTGTTTGACGATTTTGCCCACGCCCTCTCCAAGGTAGATGCGCTGATTTTGCTGGATGTTTACCCTGCAAACGAGCACCCAATTGCCAATATTAACTCTGGCACCTTGGCAAACAGTATTCGCCAACGCTCAGCACTTGACCCGATTGTGGTTAAAAACACAAAAGAAGTGCTCAAAGTATTGCCAAATGTGGTGCAAAACGATGATGTGGTGCTAACACTCGGTGCTGGCGATATTCACACTTTGGTTAATTGCCTTGTTAAAAAATGA